The Caldicellulosiruptor changbaiensis genome has a segment encoding these proteins:
- the spoIIP gene encoding stage II sporulation protein P: MVKVIDLKRFWYVVFIAILLVIELLVNKFVFSNRELLDLCFKYSKQLIIFNTPFLASKTDISNLIKIENLMRFSHPLFASFNRTQTFEEQSFYEDDAIVINYDQERQDNSKASEENQADDNIEFQKYLKNIRPNGSISYNIEVMNQTEYRIDITKFLNTKFKIYGGIKPSILIYHTHTTESYENPSKNLIYTRGTTDRTLDFNYNVVRVGEELKRILEKDYGYKVYHSKDINDYPEYKGSYARSLKIIERYKKEHPDIKIFIDLHRDAIGDGSKKIKVSTVAFGQELAKVMLVVGTDKLGLYHPFWRENLTFAVHLQKNLMKVCPQITRPINISAARYNQHISPYALIIEIGSNGNLLNEALKSCQIVAKALDDTIMGR, from the coding sequence ATGGTGAAGGTTATTGATTTGAAAAGATTTTGGTATGTTGTTTTTATTGCCATATTATTGGTTATAGAACTTTTAGTAAATAAGTTTGTTTTTTCAAATAGAGAGTTATTAGATCTTTGCTTCAAATATTCTAAGCAACTAATTATTTTTAACACACCTTTTTTGGCAAGCAAAACGGATATTAGTAATTTAATCAAAATAGAAAATTTGATGAGGTTTTCTCATCCACTTTTTGCTTCTTTCAATAGAACTCAAACATTTGAAGAACAAAGTTTTTATGAAGACGATGCTATTGTAATAAATTATGACCAAGAAAGGCAAGATAATTCTAAAGCATCTGAAGAAAATCAAGCTGATGATAATATAGAGTTTCAAAAATATCTAAAGAATATTCGGCCAAATGGCTCTATTTCCTACAACATTGAGGTTATGAATCAAACAGAATATAGAATAGATATAACTAAGTTTCTTAACACAAAATTTAAGATTTATGGTGGAATAAAACCCTCAATTCTTATTTATCACACACATACAACTGAAAGCTATGAGAACCCCTCAAAAAATCTTATTTACACCCGGGGAACAACTGATAGAACCTTAGATTTTAACTACAATGTGGTTAGAGTGGGGGAAGAGCTCAAAAGGATTCTTGAAAAAGACTATGGTTACAAGGTTTATCACAGCAAGGACATAAATGACTATCCTGAATATAAAGGCTCTTATGCAAGGTCATTGAAAATAATTGAAAGATATAAAAAAGAACATCCTGATATAAAGATTTTCATAGATTTGCACAGGGACGCAATAGGAGATGGCTCAAAAAAAATAAAAGTCTCAACAGTTGCATTTGGGCAGGAGTTAGCAAAGGTTATGCTTGTTGTGGGTACAGACAAGCTCGGACTTTACCATCCTTTTTGGCGAGAGAATCTTACTTTTGCAGTTCATCTTCAAAAGAATCTCATGAAAGTTTGCCCGCAGATTACAAGACCAATAAATATTTCGGCAGCAAGGTATAACCAGCATATATCACCATATGCATTAATAATTGAAATTGGTAGTAACGGCAATCTGCTTAATGAAGCTTTAAAAAGTTGCCAGATTGTTGCGAAAGCTCTTGATGACACTATTATGGGAAGGTGA